A single window of Rissa tridactyla isolate bRisTri1 unplaced genomic scaffold, bRisTri1.patW.cur.20221130 scaffold_33, whole genome shotgun sequence DNA harbors:
- the LOC128903426 gene encoding olfactory receptor 5B21-like, with protein sequence MDGGQWVNGTPPVEFLLLGMSDDPSLQTLPFILSLVIYTVTVFGNILIVVLVMADQHLRTPMYFFLDNLSSLEICYSSTILSRLLASFLTGDKTISAHGCMAQFYFFSTSAGTECYLLAAMPYNRYLAICQPLLYASHMTWKVSLQLAAASWLGGLLLFAVLIFLLFQLKFYSPKAIDHFCDFTPLMELSCSDTNVLTGAALIFVFLDAVFPFLFTLASYVFIIAAILRIPSHQGRQKAFSTCSSHLTVVTLFYGTLIIVYMLPRTTPPRQLNKVFSFFYTVLTPLINALISSLRNREVREALWKVLRKAKACTQNSWREGDSRNKPLASLSQGQVLNTGHTSRSVCHCAYLKLAQG encoded by the coding sequence ATGGATGGAGGGCAATGGGTCAATGGGACACCACCAGTGGAgttcctgctgctgggaatgAGTGATGATCCCTCTCTCCAGACACTGCCCTTCATCCTTTCACTTGTCATCTACACTGTGACTGTCTTTGGGAACATCCTCATTGTTGTGCTGGTGATGGCAGATCAGCATCTGcgcacccccatgtacttcttcctggaCAATCTGTCCTCCTTGGAGATCTGCTACAGCTCTACCATCTTGTCCCGGCTGCTGGCCAGCTTCCTGACTGGGGACAAGACCATCTCTGCTCATGGCTGTATGGCtcagttctactttttttccacttctgctggtACTGAGTGTTACCTGCTGGCAGCCATGCCCTATAATCGGTACTTGGCCATCTGCCAGCCCTTACTCTATGCAAGCCACATGACCTGGAAGGTGAGTCTCCAGTTGGCAGCTGCGTCTTGGCTGGGGGGATTGCTGCTATTTGCAGTACTCATCTTCCTCTTATTTCAGTTGAAGTTCTACAGCCCCAAGGCAATTGACCACTTCTGTGATTTTACTCCGTtgatggagctctcctgcagtgacaccAACGTGCTTACAGGGGCCGCTTTAATCTTTGTCTTCTTGGATGCAgtattcccttttctgttcacactggCCTCCTATGTGTTTATCATAGCTGCCATCCTGAGGATCCCGTCCCATCAGGGCAGGCAAAAAGCCTTCTCCACCTGTTCCTCTCACCTTACTGTCGTCACTCTCTTCTATGGCACTCTTATCATTGTCTACATGCTGCCCAGGACAACTCCACCGAGGCAGCTCAACAAAGTATTCTCCTTTTTCTACACTGTCCTCACACCCCTGATTAACGCCCTCATCTCCAGTTTGAGGAACAGGGAGGTCAGGGAGGCCCTCTGGAAGGTGCTCAGGAAAGCAAAGGCCTGCACCCAGAACTCCTGGCGTGAGGGTGACAGTAGGAACAAACCACTTGCAAGTCTTTCACAAGGGCAAGTGCTGAATACTGGGCACACCTCCAGAAGTGTGTGCCATTGCGCCTACTTGAAACTAGCGCAGGGATGA